A stretch of the Clavibacter sp. B3I6 genome encodes the following:
- the mnhG gene encoding monovalent cation/H(+) antiporter subunit G has protein sequence MNGVLASGPLADALDLVSLVLLILGGVLSVAAGVGLLRFPDPLARMHAATKPQILGVILVLLALALQSQSLSTAAILVPVLLFQMLTAPISAHMVGRAGYRLRHFLREDLLVDELEEAIDRAHDELRAADEVDASSLPVGSAENIAAEEAGHVAGGAGPRDAETHLTAPVAEDPHADDRGEGRLPPGVG, from the coding sequence GTGAACGGCGTGCTCGCGTCCGGCCCCCTGGCCGACGCCCTCGACCTCGTGAGCCTCGTGCTCCTGATCCTCGGCGGCGTGCTCTCGGTCGCCGCGGGCGTCGGCCTCCTCCGCTTCCCGGACCCGCTGGCGCGCATGCACGCCGCGACCAAGCCGCAGATCCTCGGCGTGATCCTCGTCCTCCTCGCGCTCGCCCTCCAGTCGCAGAGCCTCAGCACCGCGGCGATCCTCGTGCCCGTCCTCCTGTTCCAGATGCTCACGGCCCCGATCTCCGCCCACATGGTCGGCCGCGCCGGCTACCGGCTCCGCCACTTCCTGCGCGAGGACCTCCTCGTCGACGAGCTCGAGGAGGCCATCGACCGCGCCCACGACGAGCTGCGGGCGGCCGACGAGGTCGACGCGTCCTCGCTCCCCGTCGGGTCCGCGGAGAACATCGCGGCGGAGGAGGCCGGCCACGTCGCCGGCGGCGCCGGGCCGCGCGACGCCGAGACGCACCTCACCGCGCCCGTGGCCGAGGACCCGCACGCGGACGACCGCGGCGAGGGCCGGCTGCCCCCGGGCGTCGGCTGA
- the ilvD gene encoding dihydroxy-acid dehydratase, translated as MPEIDMKPRSRDVTDGIEATAARGMLRAVGMGDEDWVKPQIGVASSWSEVTPCNLSLDRLAQASKEGVHAGGGYPLQFGTISVSDGISMGHEGMHFSLVSREVIADSVETVMMAERLDGSVLLAGCDKSLPGMLMAAARLDLSSVFLYAGSIAPGWVKLSDGTEKEVTIIDAFEAVGACKAGTMSQEDLTRIEKAICPGEGACGGMYTANTMASVAEALGMSLPGSAAPPSADRRRDYFAHRSGEAVVNLIAKGITARDIMTKEAFENAISVVMAFGGSTNAVLHLLAIAREAEVDLQLSDFNRIADRVPHLGDLKPFGRFVMNDVDRVGGVPVVMKALLDAGLLHGDVMTVTGRTMRENLESMDLADLDGTVIRKMDDPIHATGGISVLHGSLAPEGAVVKTAGFDLDVFEGPARVFERERAAMDALTEGRISAGDVVVIRYEGPKGGPGMREMLAITGAIKGAGLGKDVLLLTDGRFSGGTTGLCIGHMAPEAVDAGPVAFVRDGDRIRVDIAARTLDLLVDEAELAARREGWAPLPPRYTRGVLAKYAKLVHSAAEGAITG; from the coding sequence ATGCCTGAGATAGACATGAAGCCCCGGAGCCGCGACGTCACGGACGGGATCGAGGCCACCGCGGCGCGCGGCATGCTCCGCGCCGTCGGCATGGGCGACGAGGACTGGGTGAAGCCCCAGATCGGCGTCGCCAGCTCCTGGAGCGAGGTCACCCCCTGCAACCTGAGCCTCGACCGCCTCGCGCAGGCGTCGAAGGAGGGCGTGCACGCGGGCGGCGGCTACCCGCTGCAGTTCGGCACCATCTCCGTCAGCGACGGCATCTCCATGGGCCACGAGGGCATGCACTTCTCGCTCGTCTCCCGCGAGGTCATCGCCGACAGCGTCGAGACGGTCATGATGGCTGAGCGCCTCGACGGGTCCGTCCTCCTCGCCGGCTGCGACAAGTCGCTGCCCGGCATGCTCATGGCGGCCGCCCGGCTCGACCTCTCCTCCGTCTTCCTCTACGCGGGATCCATCGCGCCCGGCTGGGTCAAGCTCTCGGACGGCACCGAGAAGGAGGTCACGATCATCGACGCCTTCGAGGCCGTCGGCGCGTGCAAGGCCGGCACGATGAGCCAGGAGGACCTCACCCGCATCGAGAAGGCCATCTGCCCGGGCGAGGGCGCCTGCGGCGGCATGTACACGGCGAACACCATGGCGAGCGTCGCCGAGGCCCTCGGCATGAGCCTCCCCGGATCCGCGGCCCCGCCGAGCGCCGACCGCCGCCGCGACTACTTCGCGCACCGCTCCGGTGAGGCCGTCGTCAACCTCATCGCGAAGGGCATCACCGCGCGCGACATCATGACCAAGGAGGCGTTCGAGAACGCCATCTCCGTCGTCATGGCGTTCGGCGGATCCACCAACGCGGTCCTCCACCTCCTCGCCATCGCGCGCGAGGCCGAGGTCGACCTGCAGCTCTCCGACTTCAACCGCATCGCCGACCGCGTGCCGCACCTCGGCGACCTCAAGCCGTTCGGCCGCTTCGTCATGAACGACGTCGACCGCGTCGGCGGCGTCCCCGTCGTCATGAAGGCGCTGCTCGACGCGGGCCTCCTGCACGGCGACGTCATGACGGTCACCGGCCGCACCATGCGCGAGAACCTCGAGTCGATGGACCTCGCGGACCTCGACGGCACGGTCATCCGGAAGATGGACGACCCGATCCACGCGACGGGCGGCATCAGCGTGCTGCACGGCTCGCTCGCCCCCGAGGGCGCGGTCGTCAAGACCGCCGGCTTCGACCTCGACGTGTTCGAGGGCCCCGCCCGCGTCTTCGAGCGCGAGCGCGCCGCGATGGACGCGCTCACCGAGGGCCGCATCTCCGCGGGCGACGTGGTGGTCATCCGCTACGAGGGCCCGAAGGGCGGCCCCGGCATGCGCGAGATGCTCGCCATCACCGGCGCCATCAAGGGCGCTGGCCTCGGCAAGGATGTACTACTCTTGACGGACGGTCGATTCTCAGGCGGCACAACCGGACTGTGCATCGGCCACATGGCTCCCGAAGCGGTGGACGCAGGTCCCGTCGCCTTCGTGCGCGATGGAGACCGGATCCGCGTCGACATCGCCGCTCGCACGCTCGACCTACTGGTCGACGAGGCCGAGCTCGCCGCCCGCCGTGAGGGGTGGGCACCTCTCCCGCCGCGCTACACGCGCGGAGTCCTCGCCAAGTACGCCAAGCTCGTGCACTCGGCCGCCGAGGGCGCGATCACGGGATGA
- the ilvN gene encoding acetolactate synthase small subunit translates to MSHILSLLVEDKPGLLTRVAGLFARRGFNIESLAVGASEIEGLSRITVVVDVEALPLEQVTKQLNKLINVIKIVELDPGQAVEREHLLVKVRVDNTTRSQVLEAVNLFRARVVDVATDALIIEVTGDSGKVQALLRVLEPFGIKELAQSGLLAMGRGSKSITDRVFRTA, encoded by the coding sequence GTGAGCCACATCCTGAGCCTCCTGGTGGAGGACAAGCCGGGCCTCCTCACGCGCGTGGCGGGGCTGTTCGCCCGCCGCGGGTTCAACATCGAGTCGCTCGCCGTCGGCGCGAGCGAGATCGAGGGGCTGTCGCGCATCACCGTCGTCGTCGACGTGGAGGCGCTGCCGCTCGAGCAGGTGACGAAGCAGCTGAACAAGCTCATCAACGTCATCAAGATCGTGGAGCTCGATCCCGGCCAGGCGGTCGAGCGCGAGCACCTCCTCGTGAAGGTGCGCGTCGACAACACGACCCGATCGCAGGTGCTCGAGGCCGTGAACCTCTTCCGCGCGCGCGTGGTCGACGTGGCCACCGACGCCCTCATCATCGAGGTCACCGGCGACTCGGGGAAGGTCCAGGCCCTCCTCCGCGTGCTCGAGCCCTTCGGCATCAAGGAGCTCGCGCAGTCGGGGCTCCTCGCCATGGGGCGCGGCTCGAAGTCCATCACCGACCGCGTCTTCCGCACCGCCTAG
- the ilvC gene encoding ketol-acid reductoisomerase has translation MTDIVYDKDADLSLIQGRKVAVIGYGSQGHAHALNLRDSGVEVVIGLKEGSPSRAKAEEQGFTVHTPAEASAWADVIVILAPDQHQRGLYADSVRDNLTEGKTLVFAHGFNIRFGYIEAPEGVDVVLVAPKGPGHTVRREFEAGRGVPVIVAVEVDATGKAWDLAWSYAKGIGGLRAGGIRTTFTEETETDLFGEQAVLCGGTSQLVQYGFETLIEAGYQPQIAYFEVLHELKLIVDLMWEGGIAKQRWSISDTAEYGDYVSGPRVISPDVKENMKAVLADIQSGAFAKRFIEDQDAGAPEFLALRKKGEEHPIESTGRELRKLFAWNKADDDYTDGSVAR, from the coding sequence GTGACTGACATCGTCTACGACAAGGACGCCGACCTCTCGCTCATCCAGGGTCGCAAGGTCGCCGTCATCGGCTACGGCTCGCAGGGCCACGCGCACGCGCTGAACCTCCGCGACTCCGGCGTCGAGGTCGTCATCGGCCTCAAGGAGGGCTCGCCCAGCCGCGCCAAGGCCGAGGAGCAGGGCTTCACCGTGCACACGCCGGCCGAGGCGTCCGCGTGGGCCGACGTCATCGTCATCCTCGCGCCCGACCAGCACCAGCGCGGCCTCTACGCCGACAGCGTCCGCGACAACCTCACCGAGGGCAAGACGCTCGTCTTCGCGCACGGCTTCAACATCCGCTTCGGCTACATCGAGGCGCCCGAGGGCGTCGACGTCGTCCTCGTCGCCCCCAAGGGCCCGGGCCACACGGTCCGCCGCGAGTTCGAGGCCGGCCGCGGCGTCCCCGTCATCGTCGCCGTCGAGGTCGACGCGACCGGCAAGGCGTGGGACCTCGCCTGGTCGTACGCCAAGGGCATCGGCGGCCTCCGCGCCGGCGGCATCCGCACCACCTTCACCGAGGAGACCGAGACCGACCTGTTCGGCGAGCAGGCCGTGCTCTGCGGCGGCACCTCGCAGCTGGTCCAGTACGGCTTCGAGACGCTGATCGAGGCGGGCTACCAGCCGCAGATCGCCTACTTCGAGGTCCTGCACGAGCTGAAGCTCATCGTCGACCTGATGTGGGAGGGCGGCATCGCGAAGCAGCGCTGGAGCATCTCCGACACCGCCGAGTACGGCGACTACGTCTCCGGCCCGCGCGTCATCTCGCCGGACGTCAAGGAGAACATGAAGGCCGTCCTCGCCGACATCCAGTCCGGCGCGTTCGCCAAGCGCTTCATCGAGGACCAGGACGCCGGCGCGCCCGAGTTCCTCGCGCTCCGCAAGAAGGGCGAGGAGCACCCGATCGAGTCGACCGGTCGCGAGCTGCGCAAGCTCTTCGCGTGGAACAAGGCCGACGACGACTACACGGACGGCTCGGTCGCCCGCTAG
- a CDS encoding acetolactate synthase large subunit, whose product MPQAPTAHQGDEILTGAEAVVRTLELLGVDDIFGLPGGAILPTYDPLMDSTKLRHILVRHEQGAGHAAEGYASSSGRTGVCIATSGPGATNLVTAIADAYMDSVPLLAITGQVFSTLMGTDAFQEADIVGITMPITKHSFLVTKPEDIPSTIAAAYHIASTGRPGPVLVDITKDAQQLEAPFHWPPKIDLPGYRPVVKAHGKQIQAAAQLLVEAKKPVLYVGGGVIRAKAHEELLALAEAVGAPVVTTLMARGAFPDSHRQQLGMPGMHGTVPAVLALQEADLLVSLGARFDDRVTGKASLFAPHAKVVHVDVDPAEISKIRIADVPIVGDAKDVIADLVVAFRDAKAASSVEQDIADWWTYLDGLREEFPLGYTPPADGQLAPQYVIQRIGEITGPEGVFASGVGQHQMWAAQFIKYERPNSWLNSGGAGTMGYSVPAAMGAKVAQPDRHVWAIDGDGCFQMTNQELATCTINDIPIKVAIINNSSLGMVRQWQTLFYEGRYSNTDLNTGGGSRMVPDFVKMADAYGALGIRVTKPEEVDDAIRLALATNDRPVVIDFVVSRDAMVWPMVPQGLSNSAVQYARDHAPSWDDDLAETGRTEK is encoded by the coding sequence ATGCCGCAGGCCCCGACCGCCCACCAGGGCGACGAGATCCTCACGGGAGCCGAGGCCGTCGTCCGCACGCTCGAGCTCCTCGGGGTCGACGACATCTTCGGCCTGCCGGGCGGCGCCATCCTCCCGACCTACGACCCGCTCATGGACTCGACGAAGCTGCGCCACATCCTCGTCCGCCACGAGCAGGGCGCCGGCCACGCCGCCGAGGGCTACGCGTCCTCGAGCGGACGCACCGGCGTCTGCATCGCCACGTCCGGCCCCGGCGCCACGAACCTCGTGACCGCCATCGCCGACGCCTACATGGACTCGGTGCCGCTCCTCGCCATCACCGGCCAGGTCTTCTCGACCCTCATGGGCACGGACGCGTTCCAGGAGGCCGACATCGTGGGCATCACGATGCCCATCACGAAGCACAGCTTCCTGGTCACGAAGCCCGAGGACATCCCGTCCACGATCGCGGCGGCGTACCACATCGCCTCCACGGGGCGCCCGGGTCCGGTCCTCGTCGACATCACCAAGGACGCCCAGCAGCTCGAGGCGCCGTTCCACTGGCCGCCGAAGATCGACCTGCCCGGCTACCGTCCCGTCGTCAAGGCGCACGGCAAGCAGATCCAGGCCGCGGCGCAGCTGCTGGTCGAGGCGAAGAAGCCCGTCCTCTACGTCGGCGGCGGCGTGATCCGCGCGAAGGCGCACGAGGAGCTCCTCGCGCTGGCCGAGGCCGTCGGCGCGCCCGTCGTCACCACGCTCATGGCACGCGGCGCGTTCCCCGACTCGCACCGCCAGCAGCTCGGCATGCCCGGCATGCACGGCACGGTGCCCGCGGTGCTCGCGCTCCAGGAGGCCGACCTGCTCGTGTCCCTCGGCGCGCGCTTCGACGACCGCGTGACCGGCAAGGCGTCGCTGTTCGCGCCGCACGCCAAGGTGGTCCACGTCGACGTCGACCCGGCCGAGATCTCCAAGATCCGCATCGCGGACGTCCCGATCGTGGGCGACGCGAAGGACGTCATCGCCGACCTCGTGGTCGCGTTCCGCGACGCGAAGGCGGCCTCCTCGGTCGAGCAGGACATCGCCGACTGGTGGACGTACCTCGACGGGCTCCGCGAGGAGTTCCCGCTCGGCTACACCCCGCCGGCCGACGGCCAGCTCGCGCCGCAGTACGTCATCCAGCGCATCGGCGAGATCACGGGTCCGGAGGGCGTCTTCGCATCCGGCGTCGGCCAGCACCAGATGTGGGCCGCGCAGTTCATCAAGTACGAGCGCCCGAACTCCTGGCTCAACTCCGGCGGCGCGGGCACCATGGGCTACTCGGTGCCCGCCGCGATGGGCGCCAAGGTCGCCCAGCCCGACCGCCACGTCTGGGCGATCGACGGCGACGGCTGCTTCCAGATGACCAACCAGGAGCTCGCCACCTGCACGATCAACGACATCCCGATCAAGGTCGCGATCATCAACAACTCGTCGCTCGGCATGGTGCGCCAGTGGCAGACCCTCTTCTACGAGGGCCGCTACTCCAACACCGACCTGAACACGGGCGGCGGGTCCCGCATGGTGCCCGACTTCGTGAAGATGGCCGACGCCTACGGCGCCCTCGGGATCCGCGTGACGAAGCCCGAGGAGGTGGACGACGCGATCCGCCTGGCGCTCGCGACCAACGACCGCCCCGTCGTGATCGACTTCGTGGTCAGCCGCGACGCGATGGTGTGGCCGATGGTGCCGCAGGGCCTCAGCAACAGCGCGGTCCAGTACGCCCGCGACCACGCCCCCAGCTGGGACGACGACCTCGCCGAGACCGGACGGACCGAGAAGTGA
- a CDS encoding monovalent cation/H+ antiporter complex subunit F, which produces MSIVMQVGYVIVGALFFSAAAMALVRIVRGPSILDRIIASDVLLTTLICVLGAEMIHNGHTRTVPVMLVLAMTAFLATVAVARYVSKQDPS; this is translated from the coding sequence GTGAGCATCGTCATGCAGGTCGGCTACGTCATCGTCGGCGCGCTGTTCTTCTCGGCCGCCGCGATGGCGCTCGTGCGCATCGTGCGCGGCCCGAGCATCCTCGACCGGATCATCGCGTCCGACGTGCTGCTCACCACCCTCATCTGCGTGCTCGGCGCCGAGATGATCCACAACGGGCACACCCGCACGGTCCCGGTGATGCTCGTGCTCGCCATGACGGCGTTCCTCGCGACCGTGGCCGTCGCCCGCTACGTCTCGAAGCAGGACCCCTCGTGA